The sequence below is a genomic window from Pseudomonas cremoricolorata.
GACTGGCGTCTGTGGCAGGCCGGCCAGCGCGTGCAGATCATCAAGAAAGACCCGGAGCTGGGCGGCGTGCTCAAGCTCGGTACTGAAGTGGTAGCGTCCAAGGACGGCAGCATTGCTGGTCTGCTGGGCGCCTCGCCAGGTGCCTCGACGGCGCCCCCGATCATGCTCGACGTGCTGCAGCGAGTGTTCAAGGATCGTCTTGCGTCGCCTGAGTGGCAGGACAAGGTCAAGCAGATTGTGCCGTCCTATGGCACTCATCTGAACGACGATCCGGTCAAGGTTCAGGAGGAGTGGGAGTACACCAGCGAGATTCTGCAACTGACCCCGCCGCCACAGATCGACAAGCGTCAGGACCCGGCCAACCCGGAGCAGATCGACCCGCTCAAACAGAAGAATGTCGATGCCGACCTGAATCTGTAAGCGTCACCGCTCGCTCTCACCTTGTGGGGGCGGGTTCTCCCGGCAACGCCCTTGTTGCCAGTGCCTCGACCTCTAGAAAAAGCTGCGCTGGGCCTTCAGTGTGACCATGCTGTCGCAGGTGGTGTTGATGCCTGAATAAGCGTCACAGCCGCTTCCCGAGAGGTTGGAGTTGCTCCAGGTGAGGTTGAGGTCGACGCCGCGCCAGGGCCTGGAGAACTTCAGTGACCAGTCGCTGAAGCCATCGACTCGACTGCCATCGCCAATGGTGTAGGGCGTGCTGAACTGGTGATGGGCGACCTTGACGCTGAGGTCGACACCGAACAACGGCAACCGCCCCAGGTTGGCAAACAGCGTGCCGGTGCGGTTGCTCGGTTTGTCATTCAATGCCCCGCCGATACGTCGACCCAGCAGCGACAGACCGCCATACAGGGCGTAGCTGTTGTTCGCCGCCAGGGTCGGATAACTGTAGTGAATCACCCCTACCTCATAGCCCAGGTCACCGCCCAGTGGTTGCTTGTAGCCGACGTAGTTGTCGAGCTTGAGGGTCGAGGTCTTGGTCAGGCCCATGC
It includes:
- a CDS encoding TorF family putative porin — protein: MIVLRPFWLLGAALLLSLPAQAQQIQRELGDFDFKLATTPTRSMAEGLISPSAVGTFHGGVDLSHANGLYFGQYAPSMGLTKTSTLKLDNYVGYKQPLGGDLGYEVGVIHYSYPTLAANNSYALYGGLSLLGRRIGGALNDKPSNRTGTLFANLGRLPLFGVDLSVKVAHHQFSTPYTIGDGSRVDGFSDWSLKFSRPWRGVDLNLTWSNSNLSGSGCDAYSGINTTCDSMVTLKAQRSFF